From Zingiber officinale cultivar Zhangliang chromosome 5B, Zo_v1.1, whole genome shotgun sequence, the proteins below share one genomic window:
- the LOC121986304 gene encoding transmembrane 9 superfamily member 2-like, protein MEVALFLLLLACCSTVGADESDHRYKEGDHVPLYVNKVGPFHNPSETYRYYDLPFCLPEHVIEKKEALGEVLNGDRLVDAPYELNFLKDKQSVSLCKKTLSTKQVAKFRHAVAKDYYFEMYYDDLPLWGFVGKIEKDKTESSDDKYLLFRHIHFDIQYNHDRVIEINVQTDPAFSVDISEDKELDVEFLYSVHWNKTDITYAERMAKYSKTSSMPQHLEIHWFSIVNSCITVLLLTGFLATILMRVLKNDFVKYSVDEESLDDKEETGWKYIHGDVFRFPKHKSLFSAIVGSGTQLFALTIFIFLLALVGVFYPYNRGALFTALVVIYALTSGIAGYTASSFYVQLEGTNWVRNLLLTSCLFCGPLFLTFCFLNTVAIIYNATAALPFGTILVILLIWTLVTSPLLVLGGIAGKNSKSEFQAPCRTTKHPREIPELAWYRGTIPQMAMAGFLPFSAIYVELYYIFASVWGHRIYTIYSILFIVFIILIIVTAFITIALTYFQLAAEDHQWWWRSVLCGGSTGVFIFFYCIYYYHARSGMSGFMQTSFFFGYMTCVCYGFFLMLGTVGFRASLLFVRHIYRSIKCE, encoded by the exons ATGGAGGTAGCACTGTTTCTTCTGTTATTGGCTTGCTGCTCGACGGTTGGAGCTGATGAAAGCGACCATAGGTACAAGGAGGGCGATCATGTTCCCCTCTACGTGAACAAGGTCGGGCCTTTTCATAATCCTAG TGAAACATATCGTTACTATGACTTGCCATTCTGTTTGCCAG AACATGTTATTGAGAagaaggaagcacttggagaagttCTAAATGGTGATCGTTTGGTTGATGCGCCATATGAGTTAAATTTTCTCAAGGATAAGCAGTCTGTATCTCTGTGCAAGAAAACTTTGTCTACAAAACAAGTTGCGAAGTTTAGACATGCAGTTGCAAAGGACTACTACTTCGAAATGTACTATGATGACCTACCTTTGTGGGGATTTGTGGGTAAGATTGAGAAGGATAAGACTGAGTCAAGTGATGACAAGTACTTGCTTTTTAGACACATTCACTTTGATATTCAGTATAACCATGATCGGGTCATTGAAATCAATGTCCAAACTGACCCTGCTTTTTCGGTGGATATCTCTGAGGATAAGGAATTAGACGTAGAGTTCTTATATTCTGTTCATTGGAATAAGACTGACATAACCTATGCGGAAAGGATGGCAAAGTACTCAAAGACATCCTCTATGCCTCAGCATTTAGAGATTCACTGGTTCTCTATTGTTAATTCATGTATAACTGTCCTACTTCTAACTGGGTTCCTTGCTACAATTCTCATGCGGGTGCTCAAAAATGATTTTGTCAA GTATTCTGTTGATGAGGAGTCTCTTGATGACAAAGAGGAGACTGGTTGGAAATATATTCATGGAGATGTTTTCCGATTTCCGAAGCACAAGTCTTTGTTTTCAGCTATTGTTGGTTCTGGAACTCAGCTCTTTGCTCT TACAATTTTCATCTTCCTCCTTGCACTTGTCGGCGTGTTCTATCCATACAACCGAGGTGCTCTATTCACAGCCCTTGTTGTTATATATGCTTTGACTTCTGGTATTGCTGGTTACACAGCTAGCTCCTTTTATGTGCAGCTCGAAGGAACAAACTGG GTGAGGAATTTGCTGCTGACCAGCTGCTTATTCTGTGGACCATTGTTCTTGACGTTCTGCTTTCTGAACACTGTCGCTATCATATATAACGCCACTGCAGCTTTGCCATTTGGCACTATCCTCGTGATTCTTCTCATATGGACATTGGTTACTTCTCCATTGCTTGTATTGGGTGGAATTGCTGGTAAAAACAGCAAGAGTGAATTCCAAGCTCCATGTCGTACCACAAAGCACCCAAGAGAAATTCCAGAATTGGCATGGTATCGAGGAACCATACCTCAGATGGCAATGGCAGGATTCCTTCCCTTTAGTGCTATATATGTGGAACTATATTACATATTTGCTAGTGTGTGGGGTCACAGGATCTATACAATCTACAGTATCCTATTTATCGTTTTCATCATCCTCATCATTGTCACAGCATTCATCACAATCGCATTGACATACTTTCAACTTGCCGCAGAGGATCATCAGTGGTGGTGGAG GTCTGTTCTTTGCGGGGGCTCCACAGGTGTATTCATCTTCTTCTACTGCATTTATTACTATCATGCAAGATCAGGCATGTCGGGCTTCATGCAAACCTCATTCTTCTTCGGCTACATGACTTGTGTATGCTATGGGTTCTTCCTCATGCTGGGGACTGTTGGTTTTCGTGCATCTTTGCTCTTCGTGCGCCACATATATCGATCCATTAAGTGCGAGTAA
- the LOC121986305 gene encoding E3 ubiquitin-protein ligase SINAT3-like, with protein sequence MDIPESHVIECELSDFDNGCVPSYKSSATSGVKAGVSTAGSVHELLECPVCTNSMYPPIHQCPNGHTLCSSCKARVHNHCPTCRQELGNIRCLALEKVAESLELPCRYQSPGCPEIHPYYNKLKHEQQCRFRPYNCPYAGSECLVTGDIVMLVTHLKNDHKVDMHNGCTFNHRYVKSNPHEVENATWMLTVFSCYGHYFCLHFEAFLLGMTPVYMAFLRFLGEDSEARQFSYSLEVGGNDRKLTWQGVPRSIRDSHRKVRDSYDGLIIHRNMALFFTGGSRQELKLRVTGRIWKEQ encoded by the exons ATGGATATCCCTGAATCTCATGTAATAGAGTGCGAGCTCTCCGATTTCGATAATGGTTGTGTGCCATCTTACAAGTCTTCTGCTACTTCTGGTGTCAAAGCGGGTGTATCTACAGCTGGTAGTGTGCACGAGCTTCTTGAATGCCCAGTGTGTACAAATTCCATGTACCCTCCCATACATCAG TGCCCCAATGGCCATACTCTATGTTCAAGCTGCAAAGCGAGAGTGCACAATCATTGCCCTACTTGTCGGCAAGAGTTGGGGAACATCAGATGCCTGGCCCTTGAGAAAGTTGCCGAGTCATTGGAGTTACCATGCCGATACCAAAGCCCCGGCTGCCCAGAGATACATCCATATTATAACAAACTGAAACATGAACAGCAATGCAGGTTCAGACCTTACAATTGTCCCTATGCCGGTTCAGAATGCCTGGTCACTGGTGACATTGTAATGCTCGTCACCCACTTGAAAAATGATCATAAGGTGGATATGCACAACGGATGCACATTTAATCATCGTTACGTCAAATCTAACCCCCACGAAGTGGAAAATGCGACATGGATGCTCACT GTTTTCAGTTGCTATGGCCATTATTTCTGCCTTCACTTTGAGGCATTCCTTCTCGGAATGACTCCTGTGTACATGGCATTCTTAAGGTTTCTCGGCGAAGACAGTGAGGCAAGGCAGTTCAGCTACAGCTTGGAAGTTGGCGGCAATGACCGAAAACTTACATGGCAGGGAGTACCAAGGAGCATCAGGGATAGTCACAGGAAAGTGCGTGACAGCTATGATGGGCTGATCATCCATCGGAACATGGCTCTCTTCTTCACCGGTGGTAGCCGGCAAGAGCTGAAGCTACGAGTGACTGGCCGTATTTGGAAAGAACAATAA
- the LOC121986307 gene encoding protein MODIFYING WALL LIGNIN-1-like, whose product MEGKMVNAYLLHSYYCTVPRRSTPQGKQRQQLHCRRRAIEMEKNVVMICSFVGFLGLLSSALGFAAEATRIKVSDVQTTLGQCSYPKSPALALGLIAAVALMIAQAIINSVAGCICCKKYPNPSNTNWTIGLISFITSWITFIIAFVLLLSAAALNDQWGQERMYFGEYCYVVKAGVFTGGAILSLASVSLSIVYYVSASLRKNTQPWNPQQNQGIVMDQPQVQNPVFVHEDTYNRQQFP is encoded by the exons ATGGAGGGCAAAATGGTCAATGCATACTTACTGCACTCCTACTATTGTACCGTTCCTCGCCGTAGCACTCCTCAAGGGAAGCAGCGCCAGCAGCTTCACTGCCGGCGGAGAGCGATCGAGATGGAGAAGAATGTCGTGATGATCTGCTCTTTCGTGGGGTTCCTCGGCCTTCTCTCTTCTGCGCTCGGCTTCGCTGCCGAAGCCACCCGGATCAAG GTTTCTGATGTGCAAACAACTTTAGGTCAATGCTCCTACCCAAAGAGCCCTGCACTAGCTCTTGGTTTAATAGCAGCCGTGGCACTTATGATAGCTCAAGCCATTATAAACTCTGTAGCTGGGTGCATATGTTGCAAGAAATATCCAAATCCATCCAATACAAACTGGACAATTGGATTGATCTCTTTCATCACTTCTTG GATTACTTTTATAATAGCCTTCGTTCTGCTATTAAGTGCCGCAGCCCTAAATGACCAATGGGGACAAGAAAGAATGTACTTTGGTGAGTACTGCTATGTCGTCAAGGCCGGAGTGTTCACAGGAGGGGCAATCCTGTCCCTTGCAAGTGTTTCACTAAGCATCGTTTATTATGTTTCTGCTTCACTGCGAAAGAACACTCAGCCATGGAATCCACAACAAAACCAAGGCATCGTAATGGACCAACCCCAAGTTCAGAACCCAGTATTTGTGCACGAGGATACATATAACCGGCAGCAATTCCCCTGA
- the LOC121986308 gene encoding acyl-CoA-binding protein yields MGLQEEFEEYAEKAKTLPDTTTNENKLILYGLFKQATVGPVNTSRPGIFNLRDRAKWDAWKAVEGKSKEEAMTDYIAKVKQLLEEASSAA; encoded by the exons ATGGGTTTGCAG GAAGAGTTTGAAGAATATGCTGAAAAGGCTAAAACGTTACCGGATACGACTACTAATGAGAACAAATTGATTTTATATGGACTGTTCAAGCAAGCAACTGTTGGACCAGTGAATACTA GCCGACCTGGAATATTCAATTTAAGGGACAGAGCTAAATGGGACGCTTGGAAGGCTGTTGAAG GAAAGTCGAAGGAGGAGGCCATGACCGACTACATCGCCAAGGTTAAGCAATTGCTCGAAGAGGCTTCCTCCGCGGCCTAA
- the LOC121986309 gene encoding uncharacterized protein LOC121986309, translating to MGLQEEFQGYSGKAKTLPESTMNENKFNLYGLYKQATVEPVNTNMDFFNSFLCESSPSENLFSHPDVKRCPFLRNINEPTNLSFLSSLIKFPIAGAKGPIFEDGPNFDFAFKLFHGRDGVVPLTEKSYVHEENMETEPVLQFNPLAGKAASISLSGFGLGGPFGFDFFAKKWKKANKNSPQRGGKSRDGSSHEALSNEWLETGQCPLAKSYRAVNGVLPLVAKALQPPPGMKLKCPPAIVAARAALARTALVKTLRPQPLPAKMIAIALLGMAANVPLGVWREHTEKFSPQWFAAVHAAVPFIGMLRKSVVMPKTAMALTIAASILGQTIGSRAERLRLKSAVATSTTVSMTQATISFRTSGHCGEEATKIWEPLPVKITDESPGSLPSAPKPSVCF from the exons ATGGGTCTGCAG GAAGAGTTTcaaggctattctggaaaagctAAAACACTACCAGAGTCAACTATGAACGAGAACAAATTCAATCTATATGGACTGTACAAGCAAGCAACTGTTGAACCAGTGAATACCA ATATGGATTTTTTCAATAGCTTTCTCTGTGAATCATCCCCATCTGAGAATTTGTTTTCTCATCCGGATGTTAAAAGGTGTCCATTTCTGAGGAACATTAACGAGCCCACTAACTTATCCTTCTTATCATCTCTCATTAAATTCCCA ATTGCAGGTGCAAAAGGTCCAATCTTTGAGGATGGACCCAATTTTGATTTCGCATTCAAGCTTTTCCATGGGCGTGATGGAGTGGTTCCACTTACTGAAAAATCATATGTACATGAGGAGAACATGGAGACTGAGCCTGTATTGCAGTTCAACCCTTTGGCAGGAAAAGCAGCCTCTATTAGCCTATCAGGTTTTGGGTTGGGTGGTCCCTTTggttttgatttctttgctaaAAAGTGGAAGAAGGCGAATAAAAATTCCCCACAGAGGGGTGGAAAG AGTAGAGATGGTTCGTCACATGAAGCATTAAGCAATGAATGGCTCGAGACAGGTCAGTGTCCACTAGCGAAGTCTTACAGGGCAGTGAATGGTGTCCTGCCTCTTGTTGCAAAGGCACTACAACCACCACCTGGTATGAAACTCAAGTGCCCGCCTGCCATAGTAGCTGCCCGAGCAGCACTAGCTCGTACAGCCCTGGTGAAGACTCTCCGCCCTCAGCCGTTGCCTGCAAAAATGATAGCAATTGCTTTACTAGGCATGGCTGCAAATGTTCCCCTTGGAGTGTGGAGAGAGCATACTGAAAAGTTTTCACCTCAGTGGTTTGCAGCCGTCCACGCAGCGGTGCCATTCATCGGCATGCTCAGGAAATCAGTAGTCATGCCGAAGACAGCTATGGCACTAACCATTGCAGCTTCAATTTTAGGTCAGACCATCGGTTCAAGAGCCGAACGGCTTCGGCTGAAATCAGCAGTAGCTACGAGCACAACTGTCTCCATGACACAGGCAACTATAAGCTTCAGAACCAGTGGGCATTGCGGTGAAGAGGCCACAAAAATCTGGGAACCTCTTCCAGTCAAGATTACAGATGAAAGTCCAGGCTCATTGCCGTCTGCACCAAAACCCAGCGTATGCTTTTGA
- the LOC121986310 gene encoding UPF0114 protein in repA1-repA2 intergenic region-like, which produces MKSLRLALPRLEIYGTLTSSEIGHRIVRIASFAPVKASSDAEVTSVSCSDIAPVPEARPSLRRTPLLASRGGIDDVEEKIEKVIYKCRFFAFLAVAGSLMGSVICFIKGCTYVIDSFREYFVSGGKVILMLVEAIDVYLVGTVMLVFGMGLYELFISNLDIAKMSSHGSNLLGLFKLMERPRWLEIQSVNELKTKLGHVIVMVLLVGMFEKSKKVTISTPTDLLYFAASILLSSGCLYLLSKLQSTKRS; this is translated from the exons ATGAAGTCCCTCCGCCTTGCCCTTCCCCGGCTGGAGATTTACGGAACCCTAACCAGTTCAGAGATCGGACACAGGATCGTGCGAATCGCTTCCTTCGCGCCCGTGAAGGCGAGCTCCGACGCCGAGGTCACCTCGGTCTCGTGTTCTGACATTGCTCCCGTTCCCGAGGCCCGACCTAGCCTGCGTAGGACGCCACTGCTGGCTTCGCGGGGAGGGATCGACGACGTGGAGGAGAAGATCGAAAAG GTAATCTACAAGTGCCGGTTCTTTGCGTTCCTTGCTGTGGCTGGTTCTCTGATGGGTTCCGTAATTTGTTTTATCAAG GGTTGCACGTATGTGATCGATTCTTTCAGAGAATATTTTGTGAGTGGTGGGAAGGTGATTCTGATGTTGGTTGAAGCCATTG ATGTTTATCTTGTAGGGACCGTGATGCTTGTCTTTGGAATGGGTCTGTATGAGCTCTTCATCAGCAATCTTGACATAGCAAAGATGTCATCCCATGGATCAAACCTTCTTGGCTTATTTAAACTTATG GAGCGTCCAAGATGGTTGGAGATTCAGTCTGTTAACGAATTAAAAACTAAGCTGGGCCATGTCATTGTGATGGTGCTATTGGTTGGAATGTTTGAAAAGAGCAAGAAGGTGACAATATCTACTCCAACAGATTTGTTATACTTCGCAGCATCTATTCTACTGTCTTCAGGCTGCCTTTATCTTCTTTCCAAGCTTCAATCTACCAAACGAAGTTAG